A genome region from Primulina eburnea isolate SZY01 chromosome 9, ASM2296580v1, whole genome shotgun sequence includes the following:
- the LOC140841235 gene encoding phospholipase A1 PLIP2, chloroplastic-like has product MDALCLNAGIHGMAKPAPMAVEVRSAAVGRSGTVERPSVSGTPPQRNFPWGFTFRHSWWPGGKNWRNEQAITVEDAVLVEEFAETEDEGQSGNWVFNILNVKSLWKEEFKDTDHLVEELEDGDMGREEEGCDVTSVDDIDCTKMDRESFSDLLRKVPLGEARFYARMSYLGNLAYSISQIKPDDLLRSHGLRFVTSSLEKKEQALKAKQENNPQKEERTSQDGEGNETGRANRISASSAYQIAASAASYLHSQTKSMLHFKSSNSNPSQTFPEDETGDVEDMASLMATTDSVTAVVAAKEEIKQAVADDLNSTSSSPCEWFVCDDDQKATRFFVIQGSESLASWKANLLFEPVQFEGLDVLVHRGIYEAAKGIYEQMLPDIEAHIIYRGDCATFRFTGHSLGGSLALLINLMLLIRGIAPCSSLLPVITFGAPSIMCGGDHLLSNLGLPRNHVQSISMHRDIVPRAFSCNYPSRVVQFLKAINRNFRNHPCLSEQKLLYAPMGEFLILQPDDTFSPNHELLPSGSGLYLLTADAAEAEKQVRAAQLIFLNSPHPLEILSDRCAYGSEGTILRDHDMKSYLKSVRNVVREELKRIRKCNSSEQIVAAGKNGVSRPVQSELIKFSWLVQNSKESLKRFGSVVASQHVHLLVLLLLPAKLLVLATQFFPIR; this is encoded by the exons ATGGATGCTTTGTGCTTGAATGCTGGAATTCATGGAATGGCCAAGCCTGCACCCATGGCTGTAGAGGTCCGTAGTGCCGCCGTTGGACGATCTGGGACGGTGGAGAGGCCGTCGGTGTCAGGGACGCCGCCGCAGAGAAACTTTCCTTGGGGGTTCACATTCAGGCATTCTTGGTGGCCTGGAGGTAAGAACTGGCGGAACGAGCAGGCGATCACGGTTGAGGACGCCGTTTTGGTGGAGGAGTTTGCGGAGACCGAGGATGAAGGGCAGAGTGGGAATTGGGTTTTCAATATTCTGAACGTGAAGTCTCTGTGGAAAGAAGAATTTAAAGACACTGATCATTTGGTTGAAGAACTGGAGGATGGAGATATGGGCCGTGAAGAGGAGGGGTGTGATGTGACTTCtgttgatgatattgattgtacTAAAATGGATAGAGAATCATTCTCCGACCTGCTTCGCAAGGTACCGTTGGGAGAAGCTAGATTTTATGCTCGGATGTCTTATTTGGGAAATTTAGCCTATTCCATATCCCAAATCAAG CCTGATGATCTCCTGAGATCCCATGGACTGCGTTTTGTGACTTCATCACTGGAAAAGAAAGAACAGGCATTGAAAGCGAAACAAGAAAACAACCCACAAAAAGAAGAGAGAACGTCTCAAGATGGAGAAGGGAATGAAACAGGACGTGCCAACCGAATAAGTGCCTCCTCTGCTTACCAAATTGCTGCTTCTGCAGCTTCCTATTTGCATTCTCAGACAAAGTCCATGCTTCACTTCAAATCCAGCAACTCCAATCCATCTCAAACTTTTCCTGAAGACGAAACAGGCGATGTTGAGGATATGGCCTCGTTGATGGCAACAACTGATTCTGTGACTGCTGTTGTTGCTGCTAAGGAAGAAATAAAGCAAGCGGTGGCGGATGATCTGAACTCAACTAGCTCATCACCATGTGAGTGGTTtgtttgtgatgatgatcaaaAGGCAACGAGGTTCTTTGTCATACAG GGATCTGAGTCGCTGGCTTCATGGAAGGCCAATCTACTTTTCGAGCCTGTTCAGTTTGAg GGGCTAGATGTGTTGGTTCACCGAGGTATATATGAGGCTGCAAAAGGAATCTACGAGCAGATGTTGCCAGACATTGAGGCACACATAATATATCGCGGGGATTGTGCCACATTTCGCTTCACAGGGCACTCTCTTGGTGGAAGTTTAGCATTGCTCATCAATTTGATGCTGCTGATAAGGGGTATAGCTCCCTGTTCTTCATTGCTGCCCGTTATAACTTTTGGTGCACCATCAATTATGTGTGGAGGGGATCATCTACTAAGCAACCTTGGTTTGCCTCGAAATCACGTCCAGTCTATATCAATGCACAGAGACATCGTTCCACGGGCTTTTTCTTGCAACTATCCTAGTCGTGTGGTGCAATTTCTCAAGGCAATCAATAGGAACTTCCGCAATCATCCATGTCTTAGCGAACAG AAGTTGTTATATGCTCCAATGGGAGAGTTTTTGATCCTTCAACCAGACGATACATTTTCTCCAAACCATGAACTTCTTCCATCAGGCAGTGGCCTGTACCTATTGACAGCAGATGCTGCAGAGGCAGAGAAGCAAGTTCGCGCAGCACAGTTGATATTCTTAAACTCACCGCACCCACTCGAGATATTGAGCGACAGGTGTGCCTATGGCTCCGAAGGAACCATTCTCAGAGACCATGACATGAAGTCTTACTTGAAATCGGTTCGCAATGTCGTTCGTGAAGAGCTTAAACGTATAAGAAAATGTAATAGTTCGGAACAGATTGTTGCAGCTGGAAAGAACGGAGTGTCGAGACCGGTGCAGAGTGAATTGATCAAGTTTTCTTGGTTGGTACAGAACAGTAAAGAGAGTTTGAAACGGTTTGGTAGTGTAGTTGCATCACAACATGTGCATTTGCTTGTACTGCTTTTGTTACCTGCCAAATTACTGGTATTGGCAACTCAGTTCTTCCCAATACGTTAA
- the LOC140840692 gene encoding uncharacterized protein, translating into MTTSGELPTNDVNNMEEGSPVDPIAAVKPPTKEKQMKKKSGAFGLFKAALSMMRKRPKDPISYDKSTPTNWTKLVDSVRPLHSQENIPSSPPSVTSESSPTRPYAAENMKEMIPPASPAASSSAGTMSQYASAASLRDLIDSSDDEEEDPDEVFDALCGDDMIDAKAEEFIAQFYQQLRLQNKGNNH; encoded by the coding sequence ATGACTACGTCAGGTGAATTGCCGACGAATGACGTCAACAACATGGAGGAGGGTTCACCCGTGGATCCTATCGCCGCCGTGAAACCGCCCACAAAGGAGAAACAGATGAAAAAAAAGAGCGGCGCGTTTGGCCTTTTCAAAGCGGCACTGTCCATGATGCGCAAGCGGCCCAAAGATCCCATATCCTATGACAAATCCACGCCCACAAATTGGACGAAGCTAGTGGACTCGGTGCGGCCCTTGCACTCGCAGGAGAACATCCCGTCGTCGCCACCATCCGTCACATCTGAATCATCCCCCACACGTCCATACGCTGCCGAAAACATGAAAGAAATGATCCCTCCTGCTTCCCCTGCGGCATCTTCCTCCGCCGGGACAATGAGTCAATACGCTTCCGCTGCCAGCCTCCGCGATCTGATCGATTCTAGTGACGATGAGGAGGAAGATCCGGACGAGGTGTTTGATGCACTCTGCGGtgatgacatgatcgatgccaAAGCCGAAGAATTTATCGCGCAATTTTACCAGCAACTCAGGCTTCAAAACAAGGGAAACAACCACTGA